The Chryseobacterium indologenes genomic sequence AAACGAAAGAAGCACCTGCAGCGGAGGACGATGAGAAAATAAAAACAACTCCTCTACCCGATCTTTTTACCATGATCAATACCGATGATGATTTTGGAGCGGATGAGACCGAAGCTGAGCCTCTAAAAGCAAGTCCCGGAGAATCGTTTATACCGTCCGGGAATAAAGCTCCTGAAAAAATAAACGATTCTCAGCGATTAGAAAATTCAAGTGAACAAATATTAAGTCAAATGTTTGGTAATCAAGAGAATAAGATAAAACGTATTGTTTTGTTTTATGATAACGGAAAATTTGAAAGTTTTGAGCCATAAAAAACCTGATCAAAGAAAATGATCAGGCTAAAAAATATTTGAAGAAGAAAACTAAAGCTATTTGCTTTACTTTATTGTTAAAATCTTAGTGCCATGCTAAGAAGCTGCTTTTTACCTCTCCAACTTCCGGCTTAAGTCATTAGCATCTAAAAATTTTTGGATATGATGAGTAAGTGATTATTACTTTTCCTGACACGGAGATCATTCCGTCACGGGAAAGATAAACAACAATCATTGAAGATATTTTTCATGCATTAGTTTTTTATGATTATACCAAATATAATAATATTAAATTAAATTATCAACAAAAATTAATTTAT encodes the following:
- a CDS encoding helix-turn-helix transcriptional regulator, whose translation is MSLNERISKVIEYSRLTPSEFADEIDVQRSSISHITSGRNKPSLEFIVKIKSRFPELLWDWLVTGEGEMLQPELPETKEAPAAEDDEKIKTTPLPDLFTMINTDDDFGADETEAEPLKASPGESFIPSGNKAPEKINDSQRLENSSEQILSQMFGNQENKIKRIVLFYDNGKFESFEP